In Planctomycetota bacterium, the genomic window ACTCGCTCGTGTTCAGAAGCGTCCACAGCAAGTCCTCGTAGCCGGCGTCGCCGGCGCGCTGCACGTGCCCCTTCCAGCGCGACATCTCCTTCGCCGTCGGAGGACGGCTGAGCGCGGAAAGATAAACGGCCCGGATCTTATCCTCCGGCGTCGCGTGCCGGGCCAGGAACGCGCTGAACCCCGTGCCCCGGCGCAGACTCGCCGCCGTTCCCATGAGAATCGGATGATTCATCATGAGCAGCGCGGAAGGAATCGTTCCGGCGAACTCCGCGACTTCGCCGCCTTCGTCGTCGCCGAAATTGAAGCGGAACTGCGCCACCAGGCCCTGCAGGACGCGGTCCCGCATGAGATCCGCCGCTCCCATCATCCCCGGACCGTCTTTGCCCTTGTCGTCCTTGCGCTCCTTGCGCAGGTCGGCCAGCCGCCGGGCCAGCGCCCCCTCCCCCAGGTGCAACGCCTTGGCCACCGAGCGCAGGATCGGTTCCGGCGCCAGAGCCCGCACCCGGTGCAGCGCCAGATACTTCTCCGCCTGCGGATCCCGGTCCTTGCCCGGCGACCGCGAGGTGAGGTTGTAGGCCTCCGACGCCGTGATCGTCCGGATGAGCCACCGGAGGTCATACCCCTTCGCGATGAACTCCTGCGCCAGGGCGTCCAGAAGCTCCGGATGCGTCGGTTTGTTGCGCCCGTTGAAATCGTCCGGCGGGTGGACGATCCCCGCCCCGAAGAACTGCGCCCAGTAGCGGTTGACCGCCATCCGCGCGAACTGCAGGTTGTCCTTCGCCGTCATGTGGCGCGCGAAGCTCTCGCGGCGCGACAGACCCGGCTCCACGCCCTTGCCCGTCTCGAGGAACGCCGCCTTGATGGGACCGGACTTCGAGTTCGGAATCGTGAGGTCCTTCCCGGCTCCGGAGAGCATCCCTCGGATCTTCTCGCGCCGGTTCCCCTCGAGCTTGCGGTCCTCGAGGTCCTGCACGATGTAGTACCGCTGCTTGTCGTCGATTTTCTCCGCCCGGACGGTCACTCCCGTGAAGAACGAGGCCATCCCGTAGAACTCTTCCTGAGTCCACTTATCGAAGGGATGGTCGTGACACTGGGCGCACTGGATCTGGACGCCCATGAAGACCCGCGTGAGTTTGCCGGCCGTGGCGTGCGGAAACTCGTTGCCGGCCACGCGCCGCAGGCGCACCAGATAACTCGCCAGCCCGACCTCGTCCGGCAGGTCCTTGGCGGCGGAGCCCTCCATCATGGCCGCCGGACGGTCGTAGACGGCTCCATCCACCGTAATGACGCGCCGCGCGAATTCGTCGTACGGAACGTTCTTGGTGAAGATCTCCTCGAGATCCTCCTGTTCCTTGGCGCGCGCCAGCTGCTCGACCCGCTCGTTGTCGAAGCCCACCAGGATCCCGCTCCACACGGTCGCCCAATGCTCCGCATAGCGGCGGTCCCGAAGGAGCGTCTCCACGAGCTTGGCGCGCTTTCCCGGATCCGTGTCGGACAGGAACCGCTCCGCCTCCTCCGCGGAGGGAATCACGCCGACCAGATCGAGATACACCCGGCGCAGGAACTCGGCGTCCCCCGCCCGCGGCGCGGGCTTGATCCCGAGTTCCTCCCACTTGGCGCGCACCCAGTGGTCGATCAGCGCCGGACCCGAAAGCGACTTCTCCTGCGCCCACCCCGCCGGAACGAGCGCCACGGCCAGGAGCGCCAGGAACGCGGTACGCATGCTCGCCTCCCCTCGTATCCTTCTCTACACCCCTCTAACCCGCCCCACCTCCGGACGGTTGCGCATAAAAAACGCGCCGTGCATCGGGCATGCGGATTTCGCGAAACCCCGCGGCTTCCCGCGGGTTAACCTTTCAGATCTGATGGGGGATGCGCCTATGGCGCACGACTGCTCCCGCTGCGAAGGAAGCGTCCGGTTCGGCCTCAGCCGTCGCGAAGTCCTGCGGAACTCGGTGGGAGGGTTCCTCGGCTTCGCCCTGGCCCGGCAGGCCGACCTCTTCGGAGCCCCGCGGCCCGACCTCCTGGTGCCCCAGGAAGGCACCCGCGCGAAGGGCAAGTCCGTCATCGTCCTCTGGATGGCCGGGGGACCCTCCCAGTTCGAAACCTGGGACCCCAAGGAAGGCCGCGAGAACGGCGGCCCCACCAAGGCCATCGAAACCTCCGTCAAAGGGGTCCACTACGCCGAAAACATGCGCGTCTGCGCCGGCCAGGCGCAACACATCGCCGTCGTGCGCTCCGTCACCTCCCGCGAGGGCAGCCATGAACGCGGGCGCTATCTCCTGCATACCGGCTACGTCCCCACCGGAACCGTGGTGCACCCGTCGCTCGGGGCCGTGACCGCGATGGAAATCGGCAACCCCCAGCTCGACCTGCCCAATTACGTCGCGATCGGCGCTCCCGCCGAGGGGGCGGGCTTCCTCCCGCCTCAGTACAACCCCTTCCAGGTGAACCCGCCGGGCGGGGGCGACCGCCGCGCCGCCCGCGCCGGAGCCGCCTCCGGCGCCGGCATTCCCAACATCCAGTACCCCGAGGGCGTGGACGCCCGCCGCTTCCGCGAACGCATGCGCCTGCTCAAGGAACAGGAAGAGGAGTTCGAGAAGGAGCACGCCACCGAAGAGGTCACCCGCCACAAGGTCGCCTACGACAAGGCCGACCGGCTCATGCATACGCCCCTCCTCGAAGCCTTCGACCTGTCCAAGGAGAAGCCCGAGCTCGTCGAAGCCTACGGCAACACCCGGTTCGGCCAGGGGTGCCTCCTGGCCCGCCGGCTCGTCGAGCGCGGCGTCGCGTTCGTCGAGGTCAGCCTCGGCGGCTGGGACACCCACCAGGACAACTTCGCCCGCGTGGGGACCCTCTGCAAGACGCTCGACCCGGCCATGGGAA contains:
- a CDS encoding DUF1549 and DUF1553 domain-containing protein; the protein is MRTAFLALLAVALVPAGWAQEKSLSGPALIDHWVRAKWEELGIKPAPRAGDAEFLRRVYLDLVGVIPSAEEAERFLSDTDPGKRAKLVETLLRDRRYAEHWATVWSGILVGFDNERVEQLARAKEQEDLEEIFTKNVPYDEFARRVITVDGAVYDRPAAMMEGSAAKDLPDEVGLASYLVRLRRVAGNEFPHATAGKLTRVFMGVQIQCAQCHDHPFDKWTQEEFYGMASFFTGVTVRAEKIDDKQRYYIVQDLEDRKLEGNRREKIRGMLSGAGKDLTIPNSKSGPIKAAFLETGKGVEPGLSRRESFARHMTAKDNLQFARMAVNRYWAQFFGAGIVHPPDDFNGRNKPTHPELLDALAQEFIAKGYDLRWLIRTITASEAYNLTSRSPGKDRDPQAEKYLALHRVRALAPEPILRSVAKALHLGEGALARRLADLRKERKDDKGKDGPGMMGAADLMRDRVLQGLVAQFRFNFGDDEGGEVAEFAGTIPSALLMMNHPILMGTAASLRRGTGFSAFLARHATPEDKIRAVYLSALSRPPTAKEMSRWKGHVQRAGDAGYEDLLWTLLNTSEFLFNH
- a CDS encoding DUF1501 domain-containing protein, coding for MAHDCSRCEGSVRFGLSRREVLRNSVGGFLGFALARQADLFGAPRPDLLVPQEGTRAKGKSVIVLWMAGGPSQFETWDPKEGRENGGPTKAIETSVKGVHYAENMRVCAGQAQHIAVVRSVTSREGSHERGRYLLHTGYVPTGTVVHPSLGAVTAMEIGNPQLDLPNYVAIGAPAEGAGFLPPQYNPFQVNPPGGGDRRAARAGAASGAGIPNIQYPEGVDARRFRERMRLLKEQEEEFEKEHATEEVTRHKVAYDKADRLMHTPLLEAFDLSKEKPELVEAYGNTRFGQGCLLARRLVERGVAFVEVSLGGWDTHQDNFARVGTLCKTLDPAMGTLIRDLKERGLLDNTLVLWMGEFGRTPRINRDNGRDHYPRCWSVALAGAGIQGGRVVGASDKDGVEVQDRPVTIPDLFATIYTAIGVDYKKKLVSPLGRPLQLADNGVPVKELLG